In one window of Neisseria subflava DNA:
- a CDS encoding helix-turn-helix domain-containing protein, producing MSKYTLHFKYQAVLHYLHIRSQQRTADHYGISRTHLRRWIRAYQEGGIGALEHPQSKTMNQHRKNPFIADKPDHEKTQEELIEELCYMRAKVAYLKELKALSQKQTEKNKAKPSKH from the coding sequence ATGAGCAAATATACATTACACTTCAAATACCAAGCCGTACTCCACTACCTGCACATACGCAGCCAACAGCGTACCGCAGACCACTACGGCATCTCACGAACCCACCTGCGACGATGGATACGCGCCTATCAAGAAGGCGGCATCGGCGCACTCGAACATCCCCAATCCAAAACCATGAACCAACACCGCAAAAACCCCTTCATCGCCGACAAACCCGACCATGAAAAAACACAGGAAGAGCTTATAGAGGAGTTGTGCTATATGCGCGCAAAGGTTGCCTACCTAAAGGAGTTAAAAGCCCTCAGCCAAAAGCAGACCGAAAAGAACAAAGCCAAACCGTCCAAACACTGA
- a CDS encoding IS3 family transposase → MLYARKGCLPKGVKSPQPKADRKEQSQTVQTLRAQHPLKYLLHIANLPKSSFYYHHQDRPDPDAADKALIAEIYERHKGRYGQRRIAAALDWNRKKVARLMKQLGLKALIRAKKAYRHPAMGEISEHLLKRLFTAEKPNEKWLTDMTELKGSDGKLYLSPILDLFNREIVAYAMSRNANSEMVKKMLEKAAPRLTDKGTMLHSDQGVLYRTAGYRELLARHSMVQSMSRKANCWDNAPMESFFAVLKTECFYNAGELAVDELMKQIDDYMDYYNRERCSLKLKKLSPVAYRTQLAQST, encoded by the coding sequence GTGCTATATGCGCGCAAAGGTTGCCTACCTAAAGGAGTTAAAAGCCCTCAGCCAAAAGCAGACCGAAAAGAACAAAGCCAAACCGTCCAAACACTGAGGGCGCAACACCCGCTCAAATACCTGCTGCACATCGCAAACCTGCCCAAAAGCAGCTTTTACTACCACCATCAAGACCGGCCCGACCCCGATGCAGCCGACAAAGCCCTTATCGCCGAAATCTACGAACGGCATAAAGGACGCTACGGGCAAAGGCGCATTGCCGCAGCATTGGATTGGAACCGCAAAAAAGTGGCGCGGTTGATGAAGCAGCTAGGACTGAAAGCTCTTATACGGGCAAAAAAAGCCTACCGCCATCCCGCCATGGGCGAAATATCGGAACACCTCCTCAAACGCCTATTCACAGCCGAAAAGCCCAACGAAAAATGGCTGACCGACATGACCGAACTCAAAGGGAGCGACGGCAAACTGTACCTCTCGCCAATCTTGGACTTGTTCAACCGAGAAATCGTCGCCTACGCCATGAGCCGCAATGCTAACAGCGAAATGGTGAAGAAAATGCTCGAAAAAGCCGCACCCCGTCTGACTGATAAGGGAACGATGCTTCATTCCGACCAAGGTGTGCTGTACCGTACGGCGGGGTATAGGGAATTGCTTGCCCGACATTCCATGGTCCAAAGCATGTCGCGTAAGGCGAATTGTTGGGACAATGCGCCGATGGAGAGCTTCTTTGCGGTGTTGAAGACGGAGTGTTTCTATAACGCAGGGGAATTGGCGGTGGACGAATTGATGAAACAGATAGATGACTATATGGATTACTACAACCGGGAGCGTTGCAGTCTGAAATTGAAAAAGCTGAGTCCTGTCGCATACAGAACCCAGCTTGCACAGAGCACCTGA
- a CDS encoding quinone-dependent dihydroorotate dehydrogenase yields the protein MYSLVRPILFRFDAEKAHHFTLNSLRAAEKLGLLPKVDSHTRPTELMGLQLPNPVGLAAGLDKNGECIDAFAALGFGFVEIGTVTPKPQPGNPQPRLFRVPEHQGIINRMGFNNHGIDAMIRNIENSRFKGILGINIGKNAVTPIENAADDYLICLEKAYPHASYITVNISSPNTKNLRALQGGDELSALLEALKNKQAQLAAAHGKYVPLAVKIAPDLDEAQIDDIAHVVKSVEMDGIIATNTTVDKSSLGSHPLAGEQGGLSGLPVREKSNQVLKLLAERIDGKLPIIGVGGIMNGADAAEKIRLGASAVQVYSGLIYRGPELIKECLAALK from the coding sequence ATGTATTCACTCGTCCGTCCTATCCTGTTCCGCTTCGATGCAGAAAAGGCCCATCATTTCACGCTCAACAGTTTGCGTGCCGCCGAAAAACTCGGCCTGCTGCCCAAAGTGGACAGCCACACCCGACCAACCGAGCTGATGGGCTTGCAGCTGCCCAATCCGGTCGGTTTGGCGGCAGGTTTGGACAAAAACGGCGAGTGTATCGATGCGTTTGCCGCTTTGGGTTTCGGCTTTGTCGAAATCGGCACGGTAACGCCCAAGCCGCAGCCGGGCAATCCGCAGCCACGCCTTTTCCGCGTTCCCGAACACCAAGGCATCATCAACCGCATGGGTTTCAACAATCACGGCATCGACGCGATGATCCGCAACATTGAAAACAGCCGCTTTAAAGGCATTTTGGGCATCAACATCGGCAAAAATGCCGTTACGCCGATTGAAAACGCGGCCGACGATTATCTGATTTGCTTGGAAAAAGCCTACCCCCACGCGAGCTACATCACGGTCAATATTTCCTCCCCCAATACGAAAAACCTGCGCGCTTTGCAAGGCGGCGACGAATTGAGCGCATTGTTGGAAGCCTTGAAAAACAAACAGGCGCAACTGGCAGCCGCGCATGGTAAATATGTGCCGCTGGCGGTCAAAATCGCGCCGGATTTGGACGAAGCGCAAATCGACGACATCGCCCATGTGGTCAAATCCGTAGAAATGGACGGCATCATCGCCACCAACACAACCGTCGACAAATCAAGCTTGGGCAGCCATCCGCTCGCAGGCGAACAAGGCGGCTTGAGCGGCTTGCCCGTACGTGAGAAAAGCAATCAGGTGTTGAAACTTTTGGCAGAACGTATTGACGGCAAACTGCCGATTATCGGCGTCGGCGGCATTATGAACGGCGCGGACGCGGCAGAAAAAATCCGCTTGGGCGCCAGTGCGGTGCAGGTGTACAGCGGTTTGATTTATCGCGGCCCTGAGTTGATTAAAGAGTGTTTGGCTGCGTTGAAATAA
- a CDS encoding autotransporter outer membrane beta-barrel domain-containing protein, giving the protein MLTYKKEIFRKTLLHTLIASCFSIPALAVAAADDTSPTVGTEGSGEFWKEPNQNIDGDYKATLAPNSGEQFARPKGLIVRANNQVEIKGKTNINVTLASEANSGLAVDSNAAYGIAVGYDYAGGNASDTASLTLHNDANITVKNTENTVKSTKNFGGATAPFGHQLSGVKVYRKNGAKPVFNSEKKLTITVEDKTTAKIGDYLVGLYVSGDGAEANLKDSDITVKANGKFSAALKIGKPELPNTEKPADYKGAVVNSTGKMVLDTTESKNSATVRLFGTKSRLIADSDTSSGEIKSGNSAVVFDTQDYTTKVSAFFISDNVSRNESNKDQEVRLNNTKITTTSDDASLIVADAKTENSFAVTFAGNKVASWFNNGEFVAENAKFTLKGKDSEAKAAENGWLAETKVAVTKGADLTFTLSDQAKAIGLMQQQSKGNVHSKLDVHVNNQAVWELKQKGDEQRSTINALTLDKGVLDASKNIPNGSTKTDYKVKLVKQDGTEGTLTSNNGEITLANGSYEDKLTVEGNYTANNGVLKVNTHWDSNDANNGKSDLLEITGNAEGTTKVVSLKADGTENMIDGTIGSIAADLAKNSTAVVRVQGESNLKNFTGIAKTTGAGELQLASKKVGNTTEYFWTVVSTNKDAIYTASVPAYTLIPNLNLEVGYETVGTLHQRRGENQALSWEKSQANNQIWGRIIGKHIALDGKKRLNLSANLAGFQFGHDFDISSSENGGKRLTGGYVGYTHANSKFYDEYRAENGVVIDDKYTGKAKTENLHVGVTHTRYSEDGSYIDFVGQLSWMQNKYNSLDSKAKNHGLGVALSGEVGRPFVLSKEKTNNGDSWIIEPQAQLIYQYLGLNSFTDDMRSVHQDKQHNLRSRIGVRFAYNNLTDHEKVRTLYFTTNVWHNFRNTSASNIGEDNVTEKLAKTWGEVGLGAQFATSSNTHIYADARYEQSLSGTKHQGYKGSIGIKYSW; this is encoded by the coding sequence ATGTTGACTTATAAAAAAGAAATATTTAGGAAAACCTTGCTGCATACTCTGATAGCTTCTTGTTTTTCTATTCCTGCATTGGCCGTTGCTGCAGCGGACGACACTTCACCTACTGTGGGAACAGAGGGTTCAGGAGAATTTTGGAAAGAACCAAATCAAAACATTGATGGAGATTACAAAGCTACACTAGCACCTAATAGCGGAGAACAATTTGCTCGTCCAAAAGGACTTATCGTTCGTGCGAATAATCAAGTTGAAATTAAAGGCAAAACTAACATTAATGTTACGTTAGCCAGCGAAGCTAATTCAGGATTAGCCGTAGACTCCAATGCCGCCTACGGTATTGCTGTAGGATATGATTATGCTGGTGGTAATGCTTCTGATACCGCAAGCTTAACTTTGCATAATGATGCTAATATCACTGTTAAAAACACAGAAAACACAGTGAAAAGTACAAAAAACTTTGGTGGCGCAACTGCACCATTTGGTCACCAATTATCCGGGGTGAAGGTTTATCGTAAGAATGGCGCCAAACCGGTTTTCAATTCTGAGAAAAAACTGACTATTACCGTGGAAGATAAAACCACCGCTAAAATCGGGGATTATTTAGTCGGGCTTTACGTTAGTGGAGACGGTGCGGAAGCGAACTTAAAAGATTCTGACATCACAGTGAAAGCAAACGGAAAATTTTCTGCCGCATTAAAAATTGGTAAACCGGAACTACCAAACACTGAAAAACCGGCTGACTATAAAGGTGCTGTTGTCAATTCCACCGGCAAAATGGTGCTTGATACAACAGAATCAAAAAACTCCGCAACCGTGCGCTTATTTGGCACTAAATCCCGCTTAATTGCCGATTCGGACACCAGCAGCGGTGAAATCAAATCCGGTAATTCAGCTGTTGTTTTCGATACTCAGGATTACACAACTAAAGTAAGTGCCTTTTTTATTAGCGACAATGTATCCAGAAATGAGTCTAATAAAGATCAAGAAGTTCGTTTAAACAATACAAAAATTACCACAACATCTGATGATGCTTCATTAATCGTTGCGGATGCAAAAACAGAGAATAGTTTCGCGGTAACCTTCGCAGGAAATAAAGTCGCAAGTTGGTTTAATAATGGTGAATTCGTTGCCGAAAATGCAAAATTCACTTTAAAAGGCAAAGACAGTGAAGCCAAAGCCGCAGAAAATGGCTGGCTTGCCGAAACTAAAGTGGCAGTAACCAAAGGGGCTGATTTGACATTTACCTTGTCTGATCAAGCAAAAGCCATTGGTTTGATGCAACAACAATCTAAAGGCAATGTGCATTCTAAATTAGATGTGCATGTGAACAACCAAGCTGTTTGGGAATTGAAACAAAAAGGTGATGAACAACGCTCTACCATCAATGCCTTAACCTTGGATAAGGGGGTATTAGATGCGTCTAAAAATATTCCGAACGGTTCAACTAAAACAGACTATAAAGTTAAACTGGTTAAACAAGATGGTACTGAAGGCACATTAACCAGTAACAACGGTGAAATCACCCTTGCCAATGGCTCTTACGAAGACAAACTCACTGTGGAAGGCAACTACACAGCGAATAACGGTGTTCTTAAAGTGAATACTCATTGGGATAGTAATGATGCCAATAACGGTAAATCTGACTTATTGGAAATCACCGGTAATGCCGAAGGGACAACAAAAGTTGTCAGTTTGAAAGCGGACGGCACAGAAAATATGATTGATGGCACTATCGGCTCTATTGCGGCTGATTTAGCCAAAAACAGTACGGCAGTAGTTCGAGTACAAGGGGAAAGTAATTTAAAGAACTTTACCGGTATTGCCAAAACTACAGGTGCGGGTGAACTGCAATTGGCTTCCAAAAAAGTAGGAAATACAACCGAATATTTTTGGACGGTAGTTTCCACGAATAAGGATGCCATTTACACAGCTTCTGTTCCTGCTTATACGCTTATTCCAAACTTGAACTTAGAAGTTGGCTACGAAACGGTTGGTACATTGCACCAACGCCGTGGTGAAAATCAGGCCCTTTCTTGGGAAAAATCTCAAGCGAACAACCAAATTTGGGGACGTATTATTGGCAAACACATTGCTTTGGATGGTAAAAAGCGTTTGAATCTTAGCGCTAACCTTGCAGGCTTCCAGTTTGGCCACGACTTTGATATTTCTTCTAGCGAAAATGGCGGCAAACGTTTAACCGGTGGTTATGTTGGTTACACACATGCTAATTCGAAATTTTATGATGAATATCGTGCCGAGAATGGTGTCGTCATTGATGACAAATATACAGGTAAAGCTAAAACCGAAAACCTCCATGTCGGTGTGACTCACACACGGTATTCTGAAGATGGTAGCTATATAGACTTTGTAGGCCAACTTTCTTGGATGCAAAATAAATATAACTCCCTAGATTCGAAAGCAAAAAACCATGGTTTGGGTGTGGCTTTATCGGGTGAGGTAGGTCGTCCGTTTGTATTGAGTAAAGAGAAAACGAATAATGGCGACAGTTGGATTATTGAGCCGCAAGCACAATTAATCTATCAATACCTCGGCTTAAACAGCTTCACTGATGATATGCGCTCTGTGCATCAAGATAAGCAACATAATTTACGCAGCCGCATTGGTGTACGCTTTGCTTATAATAATTTAACCGATCATGAAAAAGTTCGAACCTTGTATTTCACCACTAATGTGTGGCATAACTTCAGAAATACTTCGGCCAGTAACATTGGCGAGGATAATGTTACTGAAAAATTAGCAAAAACTTGGGGCGAAGTTGGTTTGGGAGCACAATTTGCAACCAGTTCCAATACCCATATTTATGCAGATGCACGGTATGAACAATCTTTAAGTGGAACGAAACATCAAGGATACAAAGGCTCAATCGGCATAAAATATTCTTGGTAA
- a CDS encoding sulfate adenylyltransferase subunit 1: MTSPHRQAPLRFITAGSVDDGKSTLIGRLLYDSKALLGDQVRRLESSRSQGAIDFSALTDGLEAEREQGITIDVAYRYFATARRKFIIADTPGHEQYTRNMVTGASTAHAAVLLIDAAQLDFSQQPLQLLPQTKRHSAILRHLRCPHIIVAVNKMDLLGFSQEKFNAAAAAYRKLANTLGLPEIRFIPISALNGDNIVHESAHTPWYQGGSLLQVLESLPAGEGVSEAPQDFHFPVQLVQRADGSKQDDFRGYQGRIEAGSVRVGDKVRVEPAGLESSVRGIIGLKGSVDQATAGEPATLLLADDIDISRGDTILSSASPLAPQRRLAATLCWFDSRPLNPARRYLLKHTTRTVPAKIAAVRRVWDVHTLSHSAGRNTLEMNDLGEVELTLAQPVVCTPYAANPATGAFILIDEATNHTAAAGMILADAEAAGGTQQAEQAT; this comes from the coding sequence ATGACCAGCCCCCACCGCCAAGCCCCCCTGCGCTTCATCACCGCCGGCAGCGTGGACGACGGCAAATCCACCCTCATCGGCCGCCTGCTCTACGACAGCAAAGCCCTGCTCGGCGACCAGGTACGCCGCCTCGAAAGCAGCCGCAGCCAAGGCGCGATCGACTTCTCCGCCCTCACCGACGGTCTCGAAGCCGAACGCGAACAAGGCATCACCATCGACGTGGCCTACCGCTACTTCGCCACCGCCCGCCGCAAATTCATCATCGCCGACACCCCCGGCCACGAACAATACACCCGCAACATGGTAACCGGCGCCTCCACCGCCCACGCCGCCGTATTGCTCATCGACGCCGCCCAGCTCGATTTTTCCCAACAACCGCTGCAACTGCTGCCGCAAACCAAACGCCACTCCGCCATCCTGCGCCACCTGCGCTGCCCGCACATCATCGTGGCCGTCAACAAAATGGACTTGCTCGGCTTCAGCCAAGAAAAATTCAACGCCGCCGCCGCCGCCTACCGCAAACTGGCCAACACCCTCGGCCTGCCCGAAATCCGCTTCATCCCCATCTCCGCCCTCAACGGCGACAACATCGTGCACGAAAGCGCCCACACCCCGTGGTACCAAGGCGGCTCGCTGCTGCAAGTGCTGGAAAGCCTGCCCGCAGGCGAAGGCGTGTCCGAAGCGCCGCAAGACTTCCACTTCCCCGTACAGCTCGTACAGCGCGCCGACGGCAGCAAACAAGACGACTTCCGCGGCTATCAAGGCCGCATCGAAGCCGGCAGCGTGCGCGTGGGCGACAAAGTCCGCGTCGAACCCGCCGGGCTCGAAAGCAGCGTGCGCGGCATCATCGGCCTCAAAGGCAGCGTGGATCAGGCAACCGCAGGCGAACCCGCCACCCTCCTCCTCGCCGACGACATCGACATTTCGCGCGGCGACACCATCCTTTCCTCCGCCAGCCCCCTCGCGCCGCAGCGCCGCCTTGCCGCCACCCTGTGCTGGTTCGACAGCCGCCCGCTCAACCCCGCCCGCCGCTACCTGCTCAAACACACCACCCGCACCGTGCCCGCCAAAATCGCCGCCGTACGCCGCGTGTGGGACGTGCACACCCTCAGCCACTCCGCCGGGCGCAACACGCTGGAAATGAACGACCTAGGCGAAGTCGAACTCACGCTGGCACAACCCGTCGTCTGCACCCCCTACGCCGCCAACCCCGCCACCGGCGCCTTCATCCTGATAGACGAAGCCACCAACCACACCGCCGCCGCCGGCATGATACTGGCCGACGCAGAAGCAGCGGGCGGAACGCAGCAGGCAGAACAGGCTACCTGA
- the cysD gene encoding sulfate adenylyltransferase subunit CysD — MSATLQNDHLDWLEAESVHIIREVLAECRNPAILFSGGKDSVVLLALARKAFAVPGRSIPLPFPLVHIDTGHNYPEVIAFRDQTARESGARLIVGSVEDSIAKGTVVLRRETDSRNAAQAVTLLETIEEHGFGALMGGARRDEEKSRAKERIFSFRDEFGQWNPKDQRPELWSLYNARLHPGENLRVFPISNWTELDIWQYIEREKLALPPIYYAHRRQVVRRNGLLVPVTELTPPREGEQTEELSVRFRTVGDISCTCPVASSAATPAEIIAETALADISERSATRMDDQVSEAAMEQRKKQGYF, encoded by the coding sequence ATGAGCGCCACCCTGCAAAACGACCACCTCGACTGGCTCGAAGCCGAATCCGTCCACATCATCCGCGAAGTGCTGGCCGAATGCCGCAACCCCGCCATCCTGTTTTCCGGCGGCAAAGACTCCGTCGTCCTGCTCGCCCTCGCCCGCAAAGCCTTCGCCGTGCCCGGGCGGAGCATCCCGCTGCCCTTCCCGCTGGTGCACATCGACACCGGCCACAACTACCCCGAAGTCATCGCCTTCCGCGACCAAACCGCCCGGGAATCCGGCGCGCGGCTCATCGTCGGCAGCGTGGAAGACTCCATCGCCAAAGGCACGGTGGTGCTGCGGCGCGAAACCGACTCCCGCAACGCCGCCCAGGCCGTTACCCTGCTCGAAACCATCGAAGAGCACGGCTTCGGCGCACTGATGGGCGGCGCGCGGCGCGACGAAGAAAAATCCCGCGCCAAAGAGCGCATCTTCTCCTTCCGCGACGAATTCGGCCAATGGAACCCCAAAGACCAGCGCCCCGAACTCTGGTCGCTCTACAACGCCCGCCTGCACCCCGGCGAAAACCTGCGCGTGTTCCCCATATCCAATTGGACCGAACTCGACATCTGGCAATACATCGAACGCGAAAAGCTCGCCCTGCCGCCGATCTACTACGCCCACCGCCGCCAAGTGGTGCGCCGCAACGGCCTCTTAGTGCCCGTAACCGAACTCACCCCGCCGCGCGAAGGCGAACAGACAGAAGAGCTGTCCGTGCGCTTCCGCACCGTGGGCGACATCTCCTGCACCTGCCCCGTGGCCAGCAGCGCCGCCACCCCCGCCGAAATCATCGCCGAAACCGCCCTGGCCGACATCTCCGAACGCAGCGCCACCCGCATGGACGACCAAGTGAGCGAAGCCGCCATGGAGCAGCGCAAGAAACAAGGCTATTTCTAG
- a CDS encoding phosphoadenylyl-sulfate reductase, protein MNIREIPVVREETASAVSFRPKLWQIPRPISTVYQRLPEKTAALRRRLLKIYRRHSRVKLASSLAVEDMLITDLLAQQGLRVEVFMLQTGRLNAKTLDLADEVRRRYPALDFRLYYPEEKAVEEYVQTHGLNAFYDSVELRKRCCHICKVEPLNRALADADAWLTGQRRGQSVTRSELALAEYDNARGIAKYNPIFDWSEQEVWAYTLQQRLPFNELYRQGYPSIGCEPCTMPVKEGEDIRSGRWWWESRDSKECGLHK, encoded by the coding sequence GTGAATATCCGAGAAATCCCGGTTGTCCGCGAAGAAACCGCTTCCGCCGTATCCTTCCGCCCCAAGCTGTGGCAGATTCCCCGCCCCATTTCCACCGTGTACCAAAGGCTACCTGAAAAAACCGCCGCGCTGCGCCGCCGCCTGCTGAAAATCTACCGCCGCCACAGCCGCGTGAAGCTGGCCAGCAGCCTGGCGGTGGAGGATATGCTGATTACCGACCTGCTGGCGCAACAAGGCCTGCGCGTGGAAGTGTTCATGCTGCAAACCGGCCGCCTCAACGCCAAAACCCTTGATTTGGCCGACGAAGTGCGCCGCCGCTACCCCGCACTCGACTTCCGCCTCTACTACCCCGAAGAAAAAGCGGTGGAAGAATACGTGCAAACCCACGGCCTGAACGCCTTCTACGACAGCGTGGAGTTGCGCAAGCGCTGCTGCCACATCTGCAAAGTCGAGCCGCTCAACCGCGCCCTGGCCGATGCCGACGCCTGGCTCACCGGCCAGCGCCGCGGGCAGTCGGTCACCCGCAGCGAACTCGCCCTGGCCGAATACGACAACGCGCGCGGCATCGCCAAATACAACCCGATTTTCGACTGGAGCGAACAGGAAGTGTGGGCCTACACCCTGCAGCAGCGCCTGCCCTTCAACGAACTCTACCGCCAAGGCTACCCCAGCATCGGCTGCGAACCCTGCACCATGCCCGTGAAGGAAGGCGAAGACATCCGCTCCGGCCGCTGGTGGTGGGAAAGCCGCGACAGCAAAGAATGCGGCCTGCACAAATAG